The following proteins are co-located in the Paludibaculum fermentans genome:
- a CDS encoding VOC family protein: MFSGAHVLFFSRDAEADRAFLRESLGMPFVDAGHGWLIFQLPPAETAVHPADTTGTAPKNGSLLPAEVYLMCDDLEATMGELRARGVELAPVQEERWGRLTRLMLPSGGALGLYQPKHATAFDL, from the coding sequence ATGTTCTCTGGAGCCCATGTACTTTTCTTCAGCCGCGATGCCGAGGCGGACCGCGCCTTTCTACGGGAATCGCTGGGAATGCCGTTTGTCGATGCGGGGCATGGCTGGCTGATTTTCCAGTTGCCGCCGGCGGAGACGGCCGTGCATCCAGCCGACACCACGGGGACCGCGCCCAAGAATGGCTCGCTGCTGCCGGCCGAGGTCTACCTGATGTGCGACGACCTGGAGGCCACGATGGGCGAGTTACGCGCCCGTGGAGTGGAGTTAGCGCCGGTCCAGGAAGAGCGCTGGGGCAGGCTGACCCGGCTGATGCTGCCCAGCGGAGGGGCGTTGGGGCTGTATCAGCCGAAGCATGCTACGGCGTTTGATTTGTGA
- a CDS encoding serine/threonine-protein kinase, which translates to MIDQRWSQIKDILAAVLELEPDRRAAYLDDVCAGDAALRAEVEAYLRYEPEAAERLPVTRWSEMEAGPEPVPDAPPKRLGPYRILRELGEGGMGIVYLAVRDDGAYTQQVAVKIMRSGAGAARLAELFRRERQILASLRHPGIAALMDGGATADGRLYYVLEYIQGRPVIEYCRARDYTVDERLKLFMRICDAVAHAHRNLVIHRDIKPANILVTEAGNPKLLDFGLAKVFDEAVGTTTTQTTSTLLTPAYASPEQVRGEPLSTATDIYSLGVVLYELLSGQGPYAAVDTSPLETYRAVCEVEPKPPSHLVKLPQELDDIVLMALRKEPELRYATVEEFRQDIENHLLGLPVRASRGTFTYNTAKFVRRHRWGVAVSAAAVLAASIFMAAILWQWRQSELRFQQARGLARTVIYELHDAIADLPGSTPARKLLVERALHYLRELETTGGKNRQLQLEIAAAYLKIGDVQGHQSRANLGDFDGALDSFRHARELLLAYLRSDSQNDEAQRLLVDADTGLTDIYEIQGDAKGWNALRAELTGLMRTRSRRYPDRPELDALYKVRIAYDAGMDGKLPDAIPLWNAAIAAYTQLLAKDPSDASMLRALARCHSSLARASQQAGDLGAALRHFLQAEQLQKKLVEAMPRNTRGRMELSFVLVEMGWIHHMLKDNRSAVEDYQRTFAIQEELAAEDPSDFRARIELAKLMITAAPAYLDAGNAQRAIELLSEARRRLLAELRQAPDNHDLRLHAGWAALNLGDAQVRRKNWTRALQAYTWADADFRALPMSDRLPGDFDPARMRREALAGIARCRGHI; encoded by the coding sequence ATGATCGACCAGCGCTGGAGCCAGATCAAGGACATCCTGGCGGCCGTACTCGAGCTGGAGCCGGACCGGCGCGCGGCCTATCTCGATGACGTGTGCGCGGGGGATGCCGCCCTGCGAGCCGAGGTCGAGGCATATCTGCGGTACGAACCCGAGGCTGCGGAGAGGCTGCCGGTGACGCGCTGGTCAGAGATGGAGGCGGGGCCGGAGCCGGTGCCTGATGCACCGCCCAAGCGGCTGGGACCCTACCGGATTCTGCGCGAGTTGGGTGAAGGCGGGATGGGGATCGTCTATCTGGCCGTGCGCGACGACGGCGCGTATACGCAGCAGGTGGCGGTGAAGATCATGCGCTCCGGCGCGGGTGCGGCGCGCCTGGCGGAGCTGTTCCGAAGGGAACGGCAGATACTCGCCAGCCTGCGGCATCCGGGCATTGCCGCTTTGATGGATGGCGGCGCGACGGCGGACGGGCGCCTTTACTACGTCCTCGAGTATATTCAAGGCCGGCCGGTGATCGAATACTGCCGGGCCAGAGACTACACGGTCGACGAGCGGCTGAAACTGTTCATGCGGATCTGCGACGCGGTGGCGCACGCGCATCGCAATCTGGTGATCCATCGCGATATCAAGCCGGCGAACATCCTGGTGACCGAGGCCGGCAACCCGAAGCTGCTCGATTTCGGGCTGGCCAAGGTCTTTGACGAGGCCGTCGGCACGACCACTACGCAAACGACCTCAACCCTTCTGACCCCGGCGTATGCGAGCCCGGAGCAGGTGCGCGGCGAGCCGCTTTCGACGGCCACGGATATTTATTCGCTGGGCGTGGTGCTGTATGAACTGCTGTCCGGCCAAGGGCCGTACGCCGCCGTGGATACCTCGCCACTGGAGACCTACCGCGCGGTGTGCGAGGTAGAGCCTAAGCCGCCCAGCCATCTGGTGAAGTTGCCGCAGGAGTTGGATGACATCGTGCTGATGGCGCTGCGGAAGGAGCCGGAGCTGCGCTATGCCACGGTGGAGGAGTTCCGGCAAGACATCGAGAACCATCTGCTAGGCCTGCCGGTGCGGGCCTCGCGCGGCACCTTCACCTACAACACCGCCAAGTTCGTCCGGCGGCATCGCTGGGGCGTGGCGGTCTCGGCGGCGGCGGTGCTGGCCGCTTCCATCTTCATGGCCGCGATCCTGTGGCAGTGGCGGCAGAGCGAGTTGCGGTTCCAGCAGGCCCGGGGCTTGGCGCGCACCGTGATTTACGAGCTGCACGACGCGATTGCGGACCTGCCCGGCTCCACGCCGGCGCGCAAGCTGCTGGTGGAGCGCGCGCTGCACTACTTGAGGGAACTGGAGACCACCGGCGGCAAGAATCGCCAACTGCAACTGGAGATCGCGGCGGCGTACCTCAAGATCGGCGATGTCCAGGGTCACCAGAGCCGGGCGAACCTGGGCGATTTCGATGGAGCGTTGGACAGCTTCCGCCATGCGCGTGAGTTGCTGCTCGCCTATTTGAGATCTGATTCGCAAAACGACGAGGCGCAGCGGCTGCTGGTGGATGCGGATACGGGGCTTACGGACATCTACGAGATCCAGGGCGACGCGAAGGGCTGGAACGCGCTGCGTGCCGAACTGACGGGGCTGATGCGGACGAGGTCGCGGCGTTACCCGGACCGCCCGGAGCTGGATGCGTTGTACAAGGTGCGTATCGCCTATGACGCCGGGATGGACGGCAAATTGCCGGACGCGATTCCGCTATGGAATGCCGCGATCGCCGCCTACACCCAGTTGCTGGCGAAGGATCCATCGGACGCGAGCATGCTGCGTGCGCTGGCCCGCTGCCACAGCAGCCTGGCGCGCGCCAGCCAGCAGGCGGGCGACCTTGGAGCTGCGCTGCGGCACTTTCTCCAGGCGGAGCAACTGCAGAAGAAGCTGGTGGAGGCGATGCCGCGCAACACGCGGGGCCGCATGGAACTCTCCTTCGTTCTCGTGGAGATGGGGTGGATCCACCACATGCTGAAGGACAACCGCTCCGCCGTGGAGGACTACCAGAGGACGTTCGCCATCCAGGAGGAGCTCGCAGCCGAGGATCCGTCCGACTTCCGGGCACGGATCGAGCTGGCGAAGCTGATGATCACGGCGGCTCCGGCTTATCTGGACGCTGGGAATGCGCAGCGGGCGATTGAGCTGCTAAGTGAGGCGCGGCGGAGGTTGCTGGCCGAGCTGCGGCAGGCGCCGGACAACCACGACTTGAGGCTGCACGCCGGTTGGGCCGCGCTGAATCTGGGTGATGCGCAGGTGCGCCGGAAAAACTGGACGCGCGCTTTGCAGGCTTATACCTGGGCGGACGCCGACTTCCGCGCACTGCCAATGAGTGACCGGCTGCCGGGCGACTTCGACCCGGCCCGCATGCGGCGGGAGGCTTTGGCGGGAATCGCGCGCTGCCGGGGTCACATTTAG
- a CDS encoding ECF-type sigma factor has translation MPDSSPSLDELMQSVYAEMKRLAAAQMYGERRDHTLQPTALVHEVYLRLAGQHCIDWRNRAQLLGLAAQMMRRILLDHAASHSAAKRWGGLIRVPMDDGDAMLRGPEVQILDLDRALRRLEEIDPQQARVVELRFFGGLTAEEAAESMGISVATIHREWATARLWLLRHVSEARRK, from the coding sequence ATGCCTGACTCGAGCCCGTCGCTGGATGAGCTGATGCAGTCCGTCTATGCGGAGATGAAGCGGCTGGCGGCCGCTCAGATGTATGGCGAGCGGCGCGACCACACACTGCAGCCGACTGCCCTCGTGCACGAGGTGTATCTGCGACTGGCGGGGCAGCACTGCATCGACTGGCGGAACCGCGCGCAACTGCTGGGCCTGGCGGCGCAGATGATGCGGCGCATCCTGCTGGACCATGCCGCCAGCCATAGCGCGGCTAAACGCTGGGGCGGGCTGATCCGGGTGCCGATGGACGACGGCGATGCGATGCTGCGCGGTCCGGAGGTCCAGATCCTGGATCTGGACCGGGCGCTGCGGCGGCTGGAGGAGATCGATCCGCAGCAGGCGCGCGTGGTGGAGTTGCGGTTCTTCGGCGGGTTGACGGCCGAGGAGGCTGCCGAATCGATGGGGATTTCGGTGGCCACCATTCACCGTGAGTGGGCGACGGCGCGTCTGTGGCTGCTGCGCCACGTCAGCGAGGCGCGGCGCAAATGA